The genomic segment GATTCATCGTAGGTTCAACTCCATTGaattaattcaaaattgatttttattaattttttttcaacctAACCTAAttcaaattcataataaatcAAGTTGAGACAGATATTGAAACTTGTTTTCACAACCCTAATCATAAAATCAATTCATTATCAAAAGAGTTCGTACTTTTTCATCGAATAATGATTAATATGTGCTTCATTTTTCACAACATTTCTGTAGAACTTTTCAAGCATACCATGTGACGAGTAgtagttaaattaaattgttataatcaagtagaaaacaaaataagatgCATCTATACTAAAAATTTCATTTCGAGAAAATAGAAAActgatgtatatgtgtattaatcatttaaataagAATTAGGTTGTCGAAGCAAAcaattcaataattaataaaacaactAATACTATATTAATCAATTGAATGTTAAAGAAAACTGATATAGTCCCCTCTAGTTTTAGTAAAACTCAAATATAACAATATAGTAAAAtctgtaaaatattatatatatatatatatatatatatatatatgtataaaataaattctattgAATTGGATCTTAATCTCAAAttcaaaaaacatgttaaatcaTAACAAATTAAACTATTATACTTATCCTTTTCTGATAATATTACTAAAAACTTtagaatttatacaatttgtatTGATAATTATAACTAAGTTACTATACTATTTTCACGTTAAGAGAAGTACTCTTGTGTTTTTTTTGGTACAAGAACAAAATTGTTTTCTAACATTATGAAGAAAGTTagattattttaacatatactTAACATTTCAATGCTGTGTTTCGTAAGacaaattttcttaattaagtGTATTTAACATATACTTAAGACAAATTTTCTAAGTGTATTtcgtaatttatattttcttaatcatttgcatataaaatattacacaACACATggtaatcttattttttttaatccatgacaggtttataaaaaatagttattttcatatttagaGTTGTCAACTTGATTTATGATCATAGGGCAAATACAAGgtatttttgaatatttttttttaaagagatcCTAATTGAAGTGGAAAATAAAACTCTAATCTTACAACTTTTTCAAATGAGTTAGAATTAAAGTGTATATTTGTTCAAAAGACTTTAGgtaattcttaaaaataatactttaagttTGGATCATATATCGAGTCAGTCATCTTAGACTGAAAATCAAGAAGAATCAGAGTAGATGGCGGGATGTGTCGTTTTAGACTGAAAATTTAGATGAGTTCTCTGAGACAGAGTGTCAACATGGGTTGACCCTAGCCAAAGGTTGATAGCAGATCAAAAATTGAGATGGACTAAACTGAGTCCAAGATCAAGAATGATTGATTTAACCCAAGATCAAAATAAATTGACCAAAATTGAAGGTCAAGAGCAGTCAACCCAAGATTGATAATCAACACATACCAATTTGAATCAAGGGATAAGATCGAGTCAAAGATTGAAACAAACCAACTCAAACCGATAATTGAGATAGATCAATTCAGGACAATATTTATCCTattcaaaatgaattaaaaagatTGTGAAGAGTTATTCTGAATTTGTCAAATGTTAAAATAACACttgtcaaatattaaaaaattaaaatataaacaaaaataattaaaatatgagtGTTATAATCAAAAATTAAGAATGacatctaaaataaaataataaccaaaatgGGTTTAATAAAAACCCATTGGACAAGTAGAAGGAGGAAGAGGTGCAAAGCAAATGGAGAAAGGCACAACGAGCGGAGAAGCAGAAGCACGATACTTCTGCAAAGACTTCCACTGGGAAGACCTACGAGCAGAGGTGGAAGCAAACCCTTCCTATGCCTACCACTTTGAATCGGCGTCTTCTTCGTCATCGTCTCCTCCACCCGAATCCGACGTCCTAGCATGGAAGCAATTTCACCTCCGTCACGCATCTGGAAGATTCTTCAAGGTCCTTTCCCTTTTCCTCTTCGCATTTTTCGCTTTTAATTTCCCAAACCTAACTGCTTCTTACCATTCAGGAGAGACGTTATTTGTTGAAGGAGTTTCCAGAATTACTCTCCTGTCCCCCAAACTCTAAGCTTTTGGAAGTTGGTTGCGGTAATGGCAGCACTGCTCTTCCTATTCTACGGTTCTTTCTTCaccttttccttctcttttcccATCTGCGTCACGCACCgctatttatttcatatttatcgATAGTAGATTAAGTTTGTGTTTGGATGCAGCTCAAATAGTGTTGAAATACCCACTAAAGTGATTTTAAGACACTTCAGCGTTTGCCTTTGGATAAAAAACTGTGTACTGAATTTTCTTCTGACTtctttttaggaaaaaaaaatctaaacataAATCACTGCAAAAACAATTTTaaccaaaattttatttgaaatgaattatgCAAACGGTCACCTGAATTCACTAGTTAATTaatcttgaatttttttctattagtGTATGATTGACTTTTCTGAACTTTTGCTTGAAGCTGGTGGTTTACCATTGCAAGATAGTGGTTTTGGGTCATTTGTAGTTTCCGAATTTGAAGATTAAAACCAACAACTTGCTTTTGGTCATTTTGGGATGGCCTTTTATTTTGTATCTTGCTGTTTTCTAATTCTTATGAAGCTTTCCTGTGCAGGGCCAACAAGGATTTGACTGTTTATGCATGCGACTGTAGTGATGAGACTCTTGAGAGGGCTAACGAGATTATAAGTGATGCCTCCACAGTTGCATCCTTTCAGCATCGTTTCCGTACATTCTGTTGTGATCTTTCCACTGGTGGATTCCCAAACTGGTTGGCATGCGACCCTTGTCGAGATAAATTTTTACAAAAGCAGTCATACTGTTTGTCAGGTTATTTTGCTATACTTTTTATGCTGTTGAATTATTCTGATTTATGCAATGGCTTCATAAAAAGTTAGACTTGGTTCTTTCTGTTTCTATCCAGATGTCAGAGAGGGTAATGGACTGCATTTTACCAATCCATATCCATCAGAAGAAGTTGAATGTTGTGTTGGCGGAGTAGATTTTGTAACATTGGTCTGAGCTTTTCTCCTCTAAAATTACCTTAAGTACAGTGATATGGTGCTTCCAGAGCATGAGAATGTGTTAGAGCCGTAATCTTTACCTTGGatttaatgtaatatattatttcaaaagcCTCTTTTTTCACAATGTCTCTTTGACAACGTATTCCGAATCCCAACCCAGCAATATATGTTAACTGACAGACCCTCCATTGCAAAATGtgtttttgaatatttatgttttttcacTTTATCTgtcattttagaaaattaaagtttttattttttatcccaACTTTATCTATCTCTACTAAGTGGAATGAGAGAATGCAATCACATTGATGTAGGGCAATGTTTGAGTATTTTGGTTAAGGGAAaatgaaatcatattttatgattattcaGGCAAATAAATTGCTTTCTTAATCTTAGTATCTTGAATTACATATTCTTGAAAATGAGGATTATGAAAGTGGTTAGACTGCAGATTGTCTTCTCATTAAGCTCCGGAAGGTTCCTTTTCTATATTTGTTATAGTTTTGATTTGGAAGACACACGCATTCAAGCTTTAATACCaatttaatctattattttCTGGCGTCCTTGTGATCTACATGTAGCTCTAATTTGTCAGCTGCTTCTTTGTTTGTTAAAAGAAGTACTCGTTGTTCATTCATTCTCCAATAACATATACATTCTTTCTTTTCCCATATTCTATTCATTTCCCATTTTGCTACCTATGGGATTTTGTTAAGCAACCAGAACATACTTTTTTTTGTCAGGCCCCTTATCTTTTTCTTGTTTCATTATGGGGCTAACACTCCATATCTCTACATAGCTATAATTTGGAGTATACGCATATTCACACTTACCTCAATTGTTTCCTATGTAGGTTTAAGTCTACTTTGGGACTCTTATTTTTCAGCCGGTTTAGTGCATACTTTAACTTTCTAAGACTTcttgtttattattgtttagCCTTTAGTGATGTTTAATCATTCTATATTAGCTCTCTAGATTCTTTGGCATACACAAACAACTTTATCTTTAATCTTTTGATTATATCATTGACTCGTTTGAATTTTGTAAGTTCAAAATTAACGACCTCTCATTTTGATGTGCCATGTCAGATCTTTACTCTATCAGCAGTACCGCTTGAAAGGATGCCAAAGTCTGTCAAAGAATGCTTTTTGGTGTTGAAGCCAGGAGGCATGGTTTTTTTCAGGGACTATGGTAATAAACAAACTTGCAAACTTACTGTGTGGAGCTTTTAGGAAAATCTTTAGTTATATGTAGTCCTTTATGTCTGTCGATCTTTAGAAACCTAAGGTGCTGGAAATGACTTAACTCCTATAATCAGGCCTCTATGATATGACCATGCTTCGATTTGAGCCGGACAAGCGAGTGGGATTCAGGGAATACATGCGGTCAGATGGAACAAGgtcatatttcttttgtttagatGCTGTCCGGAACCTATTTTTGGGTGCAGGCTTCACTGAGGTACTTATCTCTTTTTATTGGGCAAGAACTTTTGCACATAACACAttgttttctaattatattCTAATAGAAACATTAGTATGACTTGTGTTCCTGCACAAAGTTTAATCCTTCTTAAGTGTGTGGATTGAGTTTAGAATCTGTTGACTGTTACAATGTTTGTTCATGATTCTGAACCTTCCATCTTTCGTCAGTCTTCCTGTAAAATTTTACGAGTCTCAATGTCTGGAATGTGTCTTTCTGACATATTATACTCTGCTTGTATGTTATAAACTCTGCAGCTTGAGCTTGATTACTGTTGTGTTAAGTCTATAAATCGGCAGAAAGGGAAGTGCATGCAAAGAGTGTGGGTTCACGGGAAGTTCCAGAAACCTGCACTGAGAAATGAATAATATCCCTTGGTGTGCTGCGAAGTCACATGAAAATGTACACTTATTCAAGTTTATCATTGATTACTTTGTGCTACCCTGAAGAGTATACAAGCGAAACAGGTAGAAAAGAAATTTTAGGTCTATGCAGTCCTTTATTTTCGCTCCTAAGTTTTGGTGCGCTGGAAAATCTGAAATGATTATTTTTGGAAAAGCAAATATTGATCTCATGGTTGCAGTACAGATTAATctatttttgaactttttacaTTGTATTGAATGAGAATTTGGGAAGCCgcctttttcttttccttaaaaaaactattttactaATCGCGAAATTTACGGTCAAGATTAAACGAGGGCGTCAAATCTACAACCAAAAGTCTTGTACGCTTACAAGATTTACAGGCACTGTCGCTACGAGAAAACAATAAACTATAATCGACTAATAAAACAATAGTACTATATGAGGAAATTTGTGAAGCATTTTCAACTCAAAATGAAGGCCAGCACAATAACTTGAGCGTGTCATGTGGTAAATAGTTCCAGGGTAATTAAAGAAGCCTTCCCAGCTGGTTTGTTACACCCATTGTCAAATCCAAATCATATCAGACAAGATTTTGCTACGGATTTCACCTCCTTCCGATAGTTATATCTTAGTGGTCATTGATAGACTATCCAAATACTATTTGCTCCATTATAGACTGATCATACCAGTCTTAAGGTGAGAGAAGCATTATGCAAATGGTGGTGAAGTAACATGGGATACCAAAGAGTGTTTGTATCAAATTGGAACACGGTTTTCATTTGCAAATTATGACAACATATGTTTAAATCGAGTGACACTATTGTCTACCAATGTCATCCTCAAACGGATGATCAAACTGAGGCTTTGAACTAGTTTTTGGAACTACACTCGTGTTGATTTACTGACACCAATCTAGTGTCTTGGTCAGGACTGCTACCGTGAGTAGAGTTTTGGTACAAATCTCTATTCCTCATACTAGCAAGGTATGGTGATTTTAAGTCTATTGATTTACGGCAATATTGATGGTTCCCCACCATTTTCAAATACATGTGATACATTCAGTAGTTACTTGGGAGAATTGTCTTCCTTTCAACCACCTTAAGGAGACAAGGTTGCTTTCAATCGGCccatcacgggttggtcacttagtgagccaacccaacccgactcatttattagtgagctagaaaaattcgaacccggcccgacccactatgagttggtgggtaaacgggttggatcactgactcacttaattacaatttttttaaataaaaaaaattacaaactttctataattcaaatctaaacaaatttcactcccagtgtttaattaatttaaaaataaggaacttaaataattttttcaaacaaaaacaaaataataaatattgttttataaaatgaaaattaaattttaataaaataaaattaggtatgtgggttggtgggccaacccggtTCACCACAGGTTCAACTCGTATGAGCcaggttgaaatctgacccgcataaaaaaaatacaattttttcaaacccaacctgATTCAAACCCGTTGTGGACCGGGTTGACCCGcaggttgtgacccattttaaCAGCTTTAGGTAAAGATAAGTAATGTTTGACTATTGGAGGAACCTAAATACAAACTATTATGACGAGGGTCATAGAGTAAGTGACAATTCTCTTGTGTCTATTCTTTCTACCACATCATCTtctatatttttacttattgaaaatttaagtatgagtttaagtcttaattaaataaaaataaaaaagtgaaacaTCATGAGAGTGAATAACTATTAACATATTGTCTTAAGgatttagataaaaaataatataaatcttttatattaaactaagaTTTTATTGGTTTTGTATCTTCCAGTTAATCTTTCTTCATAAATCCAACCACTGATATTAGACTacttgtataaaaatatttactattacTTCTCAATAtggttttaaataattataccTTTCTCAGTCATTAAGTAATGCACACCTCCATTCAAGTTaattatttcatgtttagtCCTTTCTGCAATTTTCATTACTTAACATATTTCATAAGAATTTGtacattttgttttcattactGCTAGACATCATCATTACAATTTTAAAGTTCTTTTTCCAATTATTAAACTCCCTAAGGAAGAATTGCCTTTATGAGTGAAAAAAAGTTCTAATGTAAATTGCTcaatgatgaataaaaaaatactactaCACTCAAACACTCATTTCacaaatcattttattaatataaaaaatatataaatactttaagttaaaaataaaatatatataattaaataatatttggagCTGGATCCCAAATATATGTATGCATAAGATCACCCTTTTATGTTTTCAAAGATACATGTTCTCTGTTCTCAAGGTCCAATAAATCTTTCCCAAAGGACACATAAATCATATCAGTCCAAGTCTTTTTTGGCAATTCTCGgggtaaaaacaaattcgcacAAGAAATTATGCAGTCTAAAACAAGAATGCATTCTTAGAGTAATTAGGTAGCTATTTCATATTTATCTTACGACCCTCGAATTATATGTACCATTCACCCAAGACCAATTATGATTTGTGTTAATTATAAGAAAGGTATAAAACTTAAGTCAATGTTGGAATAACTGAATATGTTGgctcaataaaataaataataaattgttagAAGTTGCTCTTACTCTCAGCATGCACTTCCCTAAAATAATTACCCTCTGTCTTCAGCATAGGCTTAATTGCTTGGTTTGTCCCTAGTTTGATTGAAGTATGTCAAACTCGTCCcctcttttaaaaaagttactaTTTTGTCCACATGTaatttaaaagtgtcaattgtaTCCAGTAATAGAAAAATCTGTGTCAAGAAAGTTCTCTCCGTTAAATACAGACTAACAGTGTTAAGTGACTGATGATTTGGCAGTTGAGAAATAAAACGTGTCAAAAGAGTGGCAATATTGGTAATTACGTGGGAATGAAATGTAGGGTGACATGGAAATAGGTTATTGAATTGGggaaattaaaatgataattgatttaGGGGTTTTTATTTGTGAACGAAATAAAATTGGGGgctttcaaaatcaaattaggGCATTTGAGATAGAGTGTTTGTGAGTTGGCGAAGAGTGAAAAATCGCAATTGGGGCTTTCGAAAGCAGATGTGCGTTTGGTGATTTGGAAGTGCTTTTCGCATTGTTCGTGGGATATTTGGAAGTGCGATTCGCATTGTTCGTGGTCCATTCGAAGGTGCGTGTAACATTGCTTTCGTTGTGTTTATGGTTGCTttggtgtgtgtttgcttcgtgtGTGTGTTTGGTTTTGTTGTGGTCCCCCATAAAGTATTATTTCTGTTTGGTTGTCCCCCATTAACTATTATTTATGTTTGGTTGTTGTCCCCCATTATGGGTGTTTTTTGTGTGATCTCCCATTGTGCAGGTTAAAGTATTTCTTTATGCTGTGTTTAGGGTTCAGtacaaaattcttttaattgtttatggTGTGTTTAAAGTGTTTTCTGGAAGTGTAATTTCTGAGTCACTTTAGGAACCAAAAGACAAGAAAAGTGTGATGCAGACACAGGGGTAAATGACATACTAAGTATTGGTTACTGTAAACCATACAGTAACATAGGAAATGTTAAACTGCGTTATTCGGTTTGAATGAGTGTTGTACCCTGATGGGTTAACAGTCCTACTCTGATGTTTTGTACCCTGTTATAATGTAAAAGTAAGTGTTATTTTGGTCAATTAAATGTAGTGTAACAGAAGTTTGGAAAATACCTGATGACAATTATAAATTCCATAATCTATAGTTCTAAGAAATATTTTGAACAAACACCTTATCCATAAAATTGTTATAACAAGAATCGTGATCATGAGTTCCAACCTTAAAAGTAATTGTCATTCCTAAGAGATTATACAAAGATTTGTCAAatggttttaaatttaaatctccCATAATTCCTGTAAAGTAATTGGCAGCTCCACCAATAACGTCTTGATAATATTTGGCTTTCTCATTCCTCGTGAATGTAACACTATCCTCACACTTCAATAAATCATTACCCTGATATCTTGAACTACATTGAACTCAACATCATCACTGTGAGCAGGATTTTGGTAAGGTATAATCAGTCCATCTCTATTAGTTTTGACAGTAAGTGATTGACCTGCACTTGAAATATATCAAGCACATCTATATGAAGCACCAGATGTCCATACAGCTTTTGCTTACATCTTATATCATTGTAACATTACACTGTAACATTCAAAAATCCACACACTTCTTACATTACACTGCAAATTAGTTATTGAAAGCAGAATTTCAG from the Vigna angularis cultivar LongXiaoDou No.4 chromosome 3, ASM1680809v1, whole genome shotgun sequence genome contains:
- the LOC108323082 gene encoding uncharacterized protein LOC108323082; the protein is MEKGTTSGEAEARYFCKDFHWEDLRAEVEANPSYAYHFESASSSSSSPPPESDVLAWKQFHLRHASGRFFKERRYLLKEFPELLSCPPNSKLLEVGCGNGSTALPILRANKDLTVYACDCSDETLERANEIISDASTVASFQHRFRTFCCDLSTGGFPNWLACDPCRDKFLQKQSYCLSDVREGNGLHFTNPYPSEEVECCVGGVDFVTLIFTLSAVPLERMPKSVKECFLVLKPGGMVFFRDYGLYDMTMLRFEPDKRVGFREYMRSDGTRSYFFCLDAVRNLFLGAGFTELELDYCCVKSINRQKGKCMQRVWVHGKFQKPALRNE